Proteins encoded in a region of the Streptomyces sp. PCS3-D2 genome:
- a CDS encoding helix-turn-helix domain-containing protein: protein MSTDATPDPYRESLAFGQRLQLLRTRRGLTRDQLGGLASRSGEWVKALETGRLRTPKLEMILRLAEVLRVRDLSDLTGDQSMTVNLFTGPGHPRFAAVREALNALQLGADRRAPSADHLSARLARAWKARHSAPNHRDVIGSLLPDLVLDAQAAVRAATTIADRKAAQARLAEVYFLAQFFCAYQPDAPLVWRVAERGMMAAQDSEDPHAIGLAAWLTTQAHRESTHLDAADAVTMETLRYLEPLLPDAGADVRAVAGALTVEAGLTAARRGETGTAWRYWDEASRLAATLPDDYFHPVTSFSRAVIGAHAVTVAVELHMGGESARQAARAEADTIPSRPRRARHRIEQARAYHLDAQPDVALATLAQAHEAAPETVQYNGYAKRIVLEEAASKSPARRRRASELAQQLGLLTA from the coding sequence ATGTCTACCGATGCTACCCCGGACCCGTACCGCGAGTCGTTGGCGTTCGGCCAGAGACTCCAGCTCCTACGCACCCGCCGCGGCCTCACCCGCGACCAACTCGGCGGCCTTGCCAGCCGATCCGGGGAATGGGTGAAGGCCCTGGAGACCGGCCGGCTGCGCACACCCAAGCTGGAGATGATCCTCCGCCTCGCCGAGGTGCTCCGCGTCCGGGACCTGTCCGACCTCACGGGGGACCAGTCCATGACCGTCAACCTGTTCACCGGCCCCGGGCACCCGCGGTTCGCCGCAGTGCGCGAGGCCCTCAACGCCCTCCAGCTCGGCGCCGACCGACGCGCCCCGTCCGCCGACCACCTGTCCGCCCGCCTGGCCCGCGCGTGGAAGGCCCGGCACTCAGCCCCGAACCACCGCGACGTCATCGGGTCGCTGCTGCCCGACCTGGTCCTCGACGCACAGGCCGCGGTCCGGGCCGCCACCACGATCGCCGACCGCAAGGCCGCCCAGGCCCGCCTCGCCGAGGTGTACTTCCTGGCACAGTTCTTCTGCGCCTACCAGCCGGACGCGCCGCTCGTGTGGCGGGTGGCCGAGCGCGGCATGATGGCCGCGCAGGACTCCGAGGACCCGCACGCCATCGGCCTGGCCGCGTGGCTGACGACGCAGGCCCACCGCGAGTCCACCCACCTCGACGCCGCAGACGCGGTCACCATGGAGACGCTCCGCTACCTGGAGCCGCTGCTCCCCGACGCGGGCGCGGACGTCCGCGCGGTGGCTGGCGCGCTCACCGTCGAGGCCGGGCTGACGGCCGCGCGCCGCGGGGAGACGGGGACGGCGTGGCGGTACTGGGACGAGGCCAGCCGCCTGGCCGCGACGCTGCCTGACGACTACTTCCACCCCGTCACGTCGTTCTCTCGGGCGGTCATCGGCGCGCACGCGGTCACGGTCGCGGTGGAACTGCACATGGGCGGTGAGTCCGCACGGCAAGCCGCCCGCGCGGAGGCGGACACGATCCCGTCGCGGCCGCGGCGGGCCCGGCACCGGATCGAGCAGGCCCGCGCCTACCACCTCGACGCCCAGCCGGACGTCGCGCTGGCGACGCTGGCGCAGGCGCACGAGGCAGCGCCGGAAACGGTGCAGTACAACGGGTACGCCAAGCGCATCGTCCTGGAGGAGGCAGCGAGCAAGAGCCCTGCCCGCCGGCGCCGGGCGTCCGAACTCGCGCAGCAGTTGGGCCTGCTGACTGCCTGA
- a CDS encoding SGNH/GDSL hydrolase family protein, with protein sequence MPTTRTVTGLVGSQIIGASSGIRRVVLAPYPARWTDTDGDTILASPGEEQTITNGAWSAELVTTDDTTIEPVTGRLWRYEEYHQGVIVKVLHFLLPYGDGSPVPITDLIQADPGNVTYLRGPEGPAGPAGADGADGADGATGPQGDTGPAGETGAAGPAGADGAQGLQGLAGADGAPSRTAEVQISDGAVQDLASAASWTIAATSVGTQLKCSIPAEPGDRIRVDLGMLYSGTRYLDLALLDSAGAIAQYGASGTSSPLAEGAPEFYPSTSFGKATSGGTFTVAASHLAGGQATIALVNQGTGAGRVYAYSGYPWRMTLTNMGPAPAPSAISVAQTSTPAAGYVKYAPPGVALAGSDVTGPFSYLGAGGFQIGSGTPDSTYVLPTTRYPNTRGTLSSSQSIWSVEFGTDATAFQLRFNWQTGGSYRLWVDGRRMTDLMQPLGGTTPGNTHLMTVTLGAAQPRVIRLDFSVAPFGGIFLPPGATMWKPPAPSGRIMVFGDSIPGGSSMNTAGGAGTFFPRAARALGYTDAWNEALGSTGYITAGSTATLGTRAPIDVIPHNPDVLLIFAGYNDSGGSQSAIAAAAASLYSAVTAGLPAARIYILGCWAPTGSPGASLTTTDETLRLAAAAAGLPFISPITGAVYDAAGALVATHGPWITGTGRVGAPTGSGNADLYIGTDATHPTDAGHKYLASRVVSAIQELAA encoded by the coding sequence ATGCCCACCACCCGTACCGTGACCGGGCTGGTCGGCAGCCAGATCATCGGGGCGTCGTCAGGGATCCGGCGGGTCGTCCTGGCCCCCTACCCGGCCCGCTGGACCGACACCGACGGAGACACCATCCTCGCCTCGCCGGGCGAGGAGCAGACCATCACCAACGGCGCCTGGTCCGCCGAGCTGGTCACCACCGACGACACCACCATCGAGCCGGTCACCGGCCGCCTGTGGCGGTACGAGGAGTACCACCAGGGCGTCATCGTCAAGGTGCTCCACTTCCTGCTGCCCTACGGCGACGGGAGCCCGGTCCCCATCACCGACCTGATCCAGGCCGACCCCGGGAACGTCACCTACCTGCGCGGCCCCGAGGGTCCGGCCGGACCGGCAGGCGCCGACGGCGCGGACGGCGCGGACGGGGCGACCGGCCCGCAGGGCGATACTGGCCCTGCCGGAGAGACCGGAGCGGCCGGGCCCGCGGGCGCCGACGGCGCGCAGGGTCTCCAGGGCCTGGCGGGAGCGGACGGCGCCCCGAGTCGTACCGCAGAGGTCCAGATCTCCGACGGCGCGGTGCAGGACCTGGCGTCCGCCGCATCGTGGACGATCGCGGCGACGAGCGTCGGCACCCAACTCAAGTGCAGCATCCCGGCCGAGCCCGGGGACCGGATCCGCGTAGACCTCGGCATGCTCTACAGCGGCACGAGGTACCTCGACCTGGCGCTCCTCGACTCCGCAGGCGCCATCGCCCAATACGGGGCCTCCGGAACGTCGTCGCCGCTCGCGGAGGGCGCGCCGGAGTTCTACCCGTCCACCTCGTTCGGGAAGGCGACCAGCGGCGGCACGTTCACGGTGGCCGCCAGCCACCTCGCCGGCGGGCAGGCGACGATCGCACTCGTCAACCAGGGCACCGGCGCCGGCCGGGTGTACGCATACTCCGGCTATCCGTGGCGGATGACGCTGACGAACATGGGGCCCGCACCGGCCCCGTCGGCGATCAGCGTGGCGCAGACGTCGACGCCAGCGGCCGGGTACGTCAAGTACGCGCCGCCCGGGGTGGCGTTGGCCGGCTCGGACGTGACGGGCCCGTTCTCGTATCTGGGGGCTGGGGGGTTCCAGATCGGCTCGGGCACACCGGACTCCACCTACGTCCTGCCGACGACCCGCTACCCGAACACCCGCGGCACCCTCAGCAGTTCACAGTCGATCTGGTCGGTGGAGTTCGGCACGGACGCCACCGCGTTCCAGCTCCGATTCAACTGGCAGACGGGCGGCTCCTACCGGCTGTGGGTGGACGGCCGCCGCATGACGGACCTCATGCAGCCCCTCGGCGGGACGACGCCCGGCAACACGCACCTGATGACGGTGACGCTGGGCGCCGCGCAGCCGCGCGTGATCCGGCTGGACTTCAGCGTGGCCCCGTTCGGAGGGATCTTCCTCCCGCCTGGGGCAACGATGTGGAAACCGCCGGCCCCGTCCGGCCGGATCATGGTGTTCGGGGACTCCATCCCGGGCGGCTCCAGCATGAACACCGCCGGCGGCGCCGGCACCTTCTTCCCGCGGGCGGCCCGCGCGCTCGGGTACACGGACGCCTGGAACGAGGCGCTCGGCTCGACCGGCTACATCACTGCCGGGTCCACGGCCACGCTGGGCACGCGCGCGCCGATCGACGTGATCCCGCACAACCCGGACGTGCTGCTGATCTTCGCCGGGTACAACGACTCCGGCGGATCACAGTCGGCCATCGCGGCGGCCGCAGCCAGCCTGTACAGCGCGGTGACCGCCGGGCTACCGGCGGCGCGGATCTACATCCTCGGCTGCTGGGCGCCGACCGGCTCACCGGGAGCCTCGCTGACGACCACGGACGAAACACTCCGGCTGGCCGCGGCCGCCGCGGGCCTGCCGTTCATCTCCCCCATCACGGGAGCGGTGTACGACGCTGCCGGGGCGCTCGTGGCGACGCACGGGCCGTGGATCACCGGCACCGGCCGGGTCGGCGCGCCCACCGGGTCGGGGAATGCCGACCTCTATATCGGGACAGATGCGACCCACCCCACGGACGCGGGGCACAAGTACCTCGCGTCGCGGGTGGTCTCGGCAATCCAAGAACTCGCGGCCTGA
- a CDS encoding helix-turn-helix domain-containing protein: MPRSAPPDDDILARRRRIALQIRAAREYRNFTQERLANAMGMDRPSYTLLEQGKVSPRLDTLLRISDALGMPLSELVRE, from the coding sequence GTGCCGCGCTCCGCCCCACCCGACGACGACATCCTCGCCCGTCGAAGACGCATCGCGCTCCAGATCCGGGCCGCGCGCGAGTACCGGAACTTCACTCAGGAGCGGCTCGCCAACGCCATGGGCATGGACCGGCCGTCGTACACCCTGCTGGAGCAGGGCAAGGTTTCCCCGCGGTTGGACACCCTGCTGCGGATCTCTGACGCGCTTGGGATGCCGCTGTCGGAGCTGGTCAGGGAGTAG